A genomic segment from Mus musculus strain C57BL/6J chromosome 13, GRCm38.p6 C57BL/6J encodes:
- the Vmn1r196 gene encoding vomeronasal 1 receptor 196, with the protein MKLKIVLNISEITVFLLFTGLGTVANVSIFVNYICTFMGSGKKSIYLILIHLALTNITLLFSKVMPVTIAALGLRHFLGDIGCHVIVYLERMARGLSICTSSLLTVVQAVIMSPRASWWGRLRLRSKWHVLLSLFFLWILNMLISMNFLLSIRDTATDTLQLRQISEYCYFKKESQRRNNIFLILMVLRDAVFQGAMGGASGYMVFLLHKHHQHVLYLQNSKLLYRTPPELRAAQSVLLLMLCFVFFYWTDCVVSLYLSSSSNNDSLTIHFQEFLTIGYAVLSPFMLIQRDGLLAECCHAR; encoded by the coding sequence ATGAAGTTAAAAATAGTTTTGAATATTAGTGAAATAACTGTATTCCTTCTTTTCACTGGACTTGGCACTGTGGcaaatgtttccatttttgtGAATTATATATGTACTTTTATGGGGTCTGGAAAAAAGTCTATATACCTTATTCTTATCCACTTGGCTTTGACAAATATTACATTGCTTTTTTCCAAGGTAATGCCAGTGACAATTGCAGCTTTAGGGTTGAGACACTTTCTAGGTGATATAGGCTGTCACGTTATTGTTTATCTAGAAAGGATGGCCCGGGGTCTGTCCATCTGCACCAGCAGTCTCCTCACAGTGGTCCAAGCAGTTATCATGAGCCCCAGAGCCTCCTGGTGGGGGAGGCTCAGACTAAGGTCTAAATGGcatgtgcttctctctctgttcttcctatggattcTAAATATGTTGATCAGCATGAACTTCCTCCTTTCCATCAGAGACACAGCTACAGACACCTTACAACTGAGGCAGATTAGTGAATATTgttatttcaaaaaagaaagtcagagaagaaacaacatttttctcatcctcatgGTCCTGAGAGATGCAGTGTTTCAGGGTGCCATGGGAGGGGCCAGTGGCTACATGGTATTTCTTCTCCACAAGCACCACCagcatgtcctctaccttcagaaCTCCAAGCTTCTCTACAGAACTCCCCCTGAGCTGAGAGCTGCTCAAAGTGTCCTCCTTCtgatgctctgttttgttttcttttattggacagattgtgttgtttctttgtatttatctTCTTCCTCGAATAATGACTCCTTAACTATTCATTTTCAAGAATTTCTGACCATTGGTTATGCAGTTCTTAGCCCATTTATGCTGATTCAGAGGGATGGACTTCTGGCTGAATGTTGCCATGCTCGTTAA